One Tomitella gaofuii DNA segment encodes these proteins:
- a CDS encoding amidohydrolase, which yields MTHYAPPASGTPTADTVFLGGTVHTVDDAFSTAEAVAVADGRILRVGTRADVLALAGPDTETVELDGATLLPGFVEAHGHPTAEMVMAGPGAVDLRAAVCPSAEAVLTRLREAVAAAPEDGWVTASGWDPLLNDDLPPLSRALLTELSPRIPLSVMHYSGHAAWANDAAMERLGITRDTPDPAGSVYVRDANGEPTGEGREFPAAGIIMGPGAQIPEGTFGARLQAALEISAAAGVTMTGDLAFSPDAEAAVRAYYAAGTAPVRMRAYEISGIRETIPHCDEADPFFRPVGVKIWSDGSPWIGNIATSFAYHAGHATDVIGVTEGHRGCANYTAEQLLELCRRYMGQGWQIACHVHGDVAVDSVLDVYETVQGENPGTEFRLRMEHCGSITPEQVRRAAGLGVTISFFPAHIYYYGEVLREFFGERADAWVPAGAAESCGMRFSLHNDPPVTPESPLLNMQTAVDRTSRGGTVLGAQYGVSVREAIRAQTIHAAWQLHSDHEAGSIEPGKLADFVLLSDDPTAVDPSALGAIRVLGTWIGGRRVPGAHAATA from the coding sequence ATGACCCACTACGCACCGCCGGCATCCGGCACTCCGACCGCAGACACGGTGTTCCTCGGCGGCACCGTGCACACCGTGGACGACGCGTTCTCCACGGCTGAGGCGGTGGCCGTCGCCGACGGCCGCATCCTGCGGGTGGGCACGCGCGCGGACGTCCTCGCGCTCGCGGGCCCGGACACCGAGACCGTCGAGCTGGACGGCGCCACCCTGCTGCCGGGATTCGTCGAAGCGCACGGGCACCCCACCGCCGAGATGGTGATGGCCGGGCCGGGCGCCGTGGACCTGCGCGCCGCGGTGTGCCCGTCGGCGGAGGCCGTGCTGACGCGACTGCGCGAGGCCGTCGCCGCCGCGCCGGAGGACGGGTGGGTCACCGCGTCGGGCTGGGATCCACTGCTCAACGACGACCTTCCCCCGCTGTCACGCGCGCTGCTCACCGAGCTGTCGCCGCGCATCCCCCTGTCGGTCATGCACTACTCGGGCCACGCCGCGTGGGCCAACGACGCCGCGATGGAACGGCTCGGCATCACCCGCGACACCCCCGACCCGGCCGGGTCGGTGTACGTGCGCGACGCGAACGGCGAGCCCACCGGCGAGGGCCGCGAGTTCCCCGCAGCAGGCATCATCATGGGCCCGGGCGCGCAGATCCCCGAGGGCACGTTCGGCGCCCGACTGCAGGCGGCGCTGGAGATCTCGGCCGCGGCGGGCGTGACGATGACCGGCGACCTGGCCTTCAGCCCCGACGCCGAGGCGGCCGTGCGCGCGTACTACGCCGCCGGCACCGCACCGGTGCGCATGCGCGCCTACGAGATCTCCGGCATCCGCGAGACGATCCCCCACTGCGACGAGGCCGACCCGTTCTTCCGCCCGGTGGGCGTGAAGATCTGGTCGGACGGCTCGCCGTGGATCGGCAACATCGCCACCAGCTTCGCCTACCACGCCGGGCACGCCACCGACGTCATCGGCGTGACGGAGGGGCATCGCGGCTGCGCCAACTACACAGCCGAGCAGCTGCTGGAGCTGTGCCGCCGGTACATGGGCCAGGGCTGGCAGATCGCCTGCCACGTGCACGGCGACGTCGCCGTCGACTCCGTGCTGGACGTGTACGAGACGGTGCAGGGCGAGAACCCGGGCACGGAGTTCCGGCTGCGCATGGAGCACTGCGGCAGCATCACCCCGGAGCAGGTGCGCAGGGCCGCAGGCCTGGGCGTGACCATCTCGTTCTTCCCCGCGCACATCTACTACTACGGCGAGGTGCTGCGCGAGTTCTTCGGCGAGCGCGCCGACGCGTGGGTGCCGGCCGGCGCGGCGGAGTCGTGCGGAATGCGGTTCTCGCTGCACAACGACCCGCCCGTCACCCCGGAGAGCCCGCTGCTCAACATGCAGACGGCGGTGGACCGGACCTCCCGCGGCGGCACCGTGCTGGGGGCGCAGTACGGGGTGTCGGTGCGCGAGGCGATCCGCGCGCAGACCATCCACGCGGCATGGCAGTTGCACTCCGACCATGAGGCCGGCTCGATCGAGCCGGGCAAGCTGGCCGACTTCGTGTTGCTCAGCGACGACCCGACGGCCGTGGACCCGAGCGCCCTCGGCGCCATCCGGGTGCTGGGGACCTGGATCGGCGGTCGGCGGGTGCCCGGCGCCCACGCCGCTACCGCGTGA